The following are from one region of the Halodesulfurarchaeum sp. HSR-GB genome:
- a CDS encoding uroporphyrinogen-III synthase, producing the protein MSERPRVAVFRPDDERMAQAIEMLESLAVKPVPDPMLEIRPTGATPRTDAAVTILTSKTGVELAEGWAPGDTRLVAIGPSTAEAAENAGFEVDLIPDAYTSAGLVGALADSVAGERVEVARSDHGSTVLTDGLNEAGAYVHETVLYELTTPADAGESVELAAAGELDAALFTSSLTLEHFLAIASERGIEAEVRAGLAQATVGAIGSPTAETAASMDLSVDVVPADADFEALARAVVAELD; encoded by the coding sequence ATGAGCGAGCGACCTCGCGTGGCGGTCTTCCGCCCGGACGACGAGCGAATGGCCCAGGCGATCGAGATGCTCGAATCCCTTGCCGTAAAGCCGGTCCCGGACCCGATGCTCGAAATCCGACCGACTGGGGCCACCCCACGCACGGACGCGGCCGTCACGATCCTCACGAGCAAGACGGGCGTCGAACTCGCCGAAGGATGGGCACCCGGCGACACACGGCTGGTCGCGATCGGACCCTCGACCGCCGAGGCCGCCGAAAACGCGGGGTTCGAGGTCGATCTGATCCCCGACGCCTACACCTCCGCCGGGCTCGTTGGGGCCCTCGCGGACTCGGTCGCCGGCGAACGCGTCGAGGTGGCCCGGAGCGACCACGGCAGTACCGTCCTCACCGACGGGCTGAACGAGGCCGGCGCCTACGTGCACGAGACCGTCCTCTACGAACTGACCACGCCCGCCGACGCGGGCGAGTCCGTCGAACTGGCCGCCGCTGGCGAGCTGGATGCCGCGCTTTTCACCTCCTCGTTGACCCTCGAGCACTTCCTCGCCATCGCGTCCGAGCGAGGGATCGAGGCCGAGGTCCGGGCGGGACTCGCCCAGGCGACGGTGGGCGCGATCGGCTCGCCAACCGCCGAGACGGCCGCGTCAATGGATCTTTCCGTGGACGTGGTCCCGGCGGACGCCGACTTCGAGGCCCTGGCCCGGGCGGTCGTCGCCGAACTCGACTGA
- a CDS encoding DHH family phosphoesterase yields the protein MDPPVPALHDRAVAAADRLLAAESVRVVSHDDADGLTSAAIAVTALERAGLAVEVDIKHGLDEAAIDDLAATGGTVLFTDLGSGGLDRLADTGSFTPIVADHHEPADGSIEHHLNPHCVGLDGGRELAGAGTAYLLARTVLDRAGVDEPDPRELAALAVVGAVGDRQTVDGELVGANAAIAAEGEAAGVIESGTDLAIYGTQTRPLPKLLEYTTDVRIPGITGNRRGAIGFLEDLDVELRTEAGWPTWADLGAEKRTQVASALLTRAVERGVPPERIDALVGTSYILSREEPGTQLRDASEFATLLNATARYEESEVGLAVCRGDRDGALDRAETLLRNHRRNISAGIESLAETGTTETDHLQWVHAGEQIRATIVGIVAGMALGEGDIDRHTPIVAFANKPDEGIKVSARANGRLGDRGLNLGTALREAAATVGGEGGGHAMAAGATIPEGTEEPFVSALDERIGAQLN from the coding sequence ATGGATCCGCCGGTCCCAGCACTCCACGACCGGGCCGTGGCCGCCGCCGATCGGCTGCTCGCGGCCGAGTCAGTCCGGGTGGTCTCTCACGACGACGCCGACGGCCTGACGAGCGCGGCAATCGCTGTGACAGCCCTCGAACGGGCCGGGCTCGCGGTCGAGGTGGATATCAAACACGGGCTCGACGAGGCGGCGATCGACGATCTGGCCGCGACTGGTGGGACCGTCCTGTTCACCGATCTGGGGAGCGGCGGACTCGATCGACTCGCCGATACGGGGTCGTTCACGCCTATCGTCGCCGACCACCACGAACCGGCAGACGGGTCGATCGAACACCACCTCAATCCCCACTGTGTCGGGCTCGACGGGGGGCGGGAACTCGCCGGAGCCGGGACAGCCTATCTCCTCGCCCGGACCGTCCTGGATCGGGCTGGCGTCGACGAGCCCGACCCACGCGAACTCGCGGCACTGGCCGTCGTGGGGGCCGTGGGCGACCGGCAGACCGTCGACGGGGAACTCGTGGGGGCAAACGCCGCGATTGCTGCCGAGGGGGAGGCTGCCGGCGTCATCGAGAGCGGGACCGACCTCGCGATCTACGGCACGCAGACCCGGCCGCTGCCCAAACTGCTGGAGTACACCACGGACGTTCGAATCCCCGGAATCACCGGGAATCGACGGGGCGCGATTGGATTTCTGGAGGACCTGGACGTGGAGTTACGAACCGAGGCGGGCTGGCCGACCTGGGCGGATCTCGGGGCCGAAAAACGGACCCAGGTCGCGAGTGCGCTGCTCACTCGGGCCGTCGAGCGCGGGGTGCCCCCGGAGCGAATCGATGCGCTGGTGGGGACCAGTTACATCCTCTCCCGGGAGGAGCCAGGGACACAACTTCGGGACGCGAGCGAGTTCGCCACGCTCCTGAACGCGACGGCCCGCTACGAGGAAAGCGAGGTCGGGCTCGCCGTTTGCCGGGGGGATCGGGATGGCGCACTCGATCGAGCCGAAACGCTTCTCCGGAACCACCGGCGGAACATCTCCGCGGGGATCGAGTCCCTCGCCGAGACGGGCACGACCGAGACGGACCACCTCCAGTGGGTCCACGCCGGCGAGCAGATCCGGGCGACGATCGTCGGCATCGTGGCCGGGATGGCCCTGGGCGAGGGCGACATCGACCGACACACACCCATCGTCGCGTTCGCGAACAAGCCCGACGAGGGCATCAAGGTCTCCGCCAGGGCGAACGGCCGGCTCGGCGATCGGGGGCTAAATCTCGGGACGGCCCTGCGCGAGGCCGCCGCAACCGTCGGCGGCGAGGGTGGCGGGCACGCGATGGCTGCCGGCGCGACGATCCCCGAGGGAACAGAAGAACCGTTCGTCAGCGCCCTCGACGAGCGGATCGGCGCACAACTGAATTAG